GTCGGCGTAGGTGAGGCCTTTGTCGTCGGCCCCGCTCATGGAGATACCTGCATAAACTGCGCTTAAGCGCAGCCGCGGGATGGTGCAAGCGGAGCCCATTCGCCGTCTCCCGTGCGGGAGACAGGCGGGGCGATCTAGCCCTCGATGAAGGCCTTGAGCTCGGCCATCGATCCGAAGCGGAAGACGCCGGACTCCGACTGCGCCTCGATCGAGCCGTCGGAGTACATTACGTAGGACGTGCCGTCGGAGTCGTAGCGGCCGATCACGCTGAGATTGCCCTCCGGCGTCTCCGGCGCGGTGGACGGCGCCTCGGCGACGGGCTCGGGCGCCGGCTCGTGCGCGGCCGCCGGCGCTTCGCTGGGTAGCAGCGGCTCGGGGGTCGGCGCCACGGCATGCGGTGCGGGCTCGTGTGTGTCGGGCTCGGGCGGCGAAGGCGCGGCGGCGGGCTCCGGCACGTGGGCCGCGGGCGGCTCGTGCGAGGTCTCGAGATCGAAGGCCGCGAACTCGCGATCGAGCCAGTCGGGGCCCAGCGCATCGGCGGCTTGCGGCTCGGGCTTCGGCTCGGCCGCCGCGGGCGCAGGGGGCTCGGGCGGATCGGAAGCCGGCACGTCGAAAGCGTGAGCCGGCGGCGGTTCGGGCGCCGCGTGAGCTTCATGCTCGTTCGCCGGCTCGACAGGCTCCGGCTCGTGGTGCGTGGCGAGATATCCGGTGCCGGCGCCAATGACTGCGGCGGTGGCTGCGGTCGGTGCGGCGACGGCGAAAGCGGGAATGCTCTCGCTGGCGGCGGGCACCGGGGCCGGCGGACGCACGGCTAGGACGGGCTGGGCCGCCTGCGTCTCCGGGGCGATCGCCGGCTCCGGGCGAACCGGGAGAGCTGGCGCGGCGGGCGCCGAAACTGCCGACATGGCGGGCTGGGCCGCGAGACTGCCCCTGAGCCCGTTCACGGCCCGCACGACGAACCCGAGCGCCGCGACGACGAGGCCGCCGCTGATCAGCACCGAGCCGGAGATCACCATGGACCAGCCACGCTCGATCTCGATGACGGGCAGGCCGATGGCGACCGCATAGACGCCGATCAGCGTCAGCAGGCCACCGATCGCCAGAATGATCACCGCCATCGCATCCTCGCGGGCGAACGGGATTCGTCTCGAACCAAGCTTCACTGCGGGCTTTCTACCTGAGAAAAGAGATACTTGCAAAAATCAAACACGGAATGCTTTGCCGGGAGGTAAAGATTTGGGCCGTTGCCGCAGGGACGATCGGCACCTAGGTACAGCGCGGTACGGCCAAAGAGGCCGTCCCCGCCTTTCCGAGGAGTGCCTTCATGTCGTTCGAGCTACCGCCGTTGCCCTACGCCTACGACGCCCTGCAGCCCTACATGTCGAAGGAGACGCTGGAGTTTCACCACGACAAGCACCACCAGGCCTATGTCACCACCGGCAACAAGCTGCTCGAGGGCAGCGGGCTCGAGGGCAAGTCGCTGGAGGAGATCGTCAAGGGCTCCTACGAGAAGAACGCCGCGCTCTTCAACAATGCCGGCCAGCACTACAACCACCTGCATTTCTGGAAGTGGCTGAAGCCGAACGGCGGCGGCAAGTCGCTGCCGAGCGCCGTCGAGAAAGGCATCAACGATGCCTTCGGCTCCTATGACGCGTTCGCCGAGAAGTTCGTGCAGGCCGGCGTCGGCCAGTTCGGCTCGGGCTGGGCGTGGCTGGCGGTCAAGGACGGCAAGCTCGAGATCATGAAGACGCCGAACGGCGAGAACCCGCTCGTGCACGGCGGCACGCCGATCCTCGGCGTCGACGTGTGGGAGCACTCCTACTACATCGACTACCGCAACCGCCGCCCCGACTACCTCAAGGCGTTCCTGGAGCACATGGTGAACTGGGAGTACGTCGAGGAGCTGCACGCCGCCGCCAAGTAAGGCGACAGCGAGCAAGTCGAAAGCTACGCGGCGATCGTTCCCTCGATCGCCGCGGCGTCGTGCAGGAAGCGATCGATCGTGTCACGCAGGATCAGCGCCTGCGCGCCGACGTCGGTGGCGGATTGATGCACCTGCGCGGCGGACTGGTCGGTCTCGCCGACCGTCGCCGCCAGAACTTTCATGCTGGCCGCCGCCGTCTCGGCGGTGCGCGCCGCATCCGTCGCACCGCGCGAGATGTCGGCCGTCGCGATCGCCTGCCGCTCGACGGCATCGGTGATCACCGCGCTGAAGCGCTCGGCCTTCGAGATCGTCGCATCGATCGCCGCGATGGCGGCCACCGCGCGCGACGTCGTCTCCTGGATCGAGCGGATATGGTCGGCAACATGGCGCGACGCGGCGCTCGTCTGCTCGGCCAGCGCCTTCACCTCGGACGCCACGACCGCGAAGCCGCGCCCCGCCTCGCCGGCGCGCGCTGCCTCGATCGTCGCGTTGAGCGCGAGAAGGTTGGTCTGCGCGGCGATCTGCTGGATGAGCGTGATGATCTCGTCGATCGCCTCGCTCTTGGCGCTGAGCCCCTTGATGAGGCCGCCGGTCTCGGCGGCGAGATGGGTCGCCTGCACGACGATGTCGCGGGTCTGGTCGGCCTGGCGCTCGACCTCCTGCACCGAGGCGGAGAGATCCTCCACCGCGGTGGCGACGCCGCCGACGCTCGAGGCCGTGTCGCGGATCGCCGCGACCACCTCGCTGGCGCGGCCGCTGCTCTGCGTGGCGATCGACGTCAGGCTGTCGGCCGCCACCGTCATCTGGTCGCTGCAGCCGGCGACCTCGTCGAGCGTATGGCGCACCGCCGACTGGAAATGCCCGACCTCGCGGGTGATCCGCGCGTGGCGGTCGGCCGCCGAGGCATGCATCAGGTCGGATTGGGACTGCAGGCGATCGCGGTCCGACAGGCGCGTCTTGAAGGTCTGGACGGCCTGCGCCATCGCCCCGACCTCGTCGGTGTGGGTGAGGGCGGGCACGACGACGTCGTAGCGGCCCTCGACCAGCGCCCGCATCGCATGGACGAGATCGTGCAGCGGCCGCATGCGGCGCGCGAAGGCGACGCGCAAGATCGTCGAGATGAGCACGAGGCCGCAGAGGCCGGAGCCGAGGAACAGCAGGAACTGGCAGATGGCCCGCTCGCGGGCGCTGTCGGTGCTGTAGACGAGGAGCAGGCGGGCGCCGGCGAGCTCGGCCGGGTGCATCACCGCCGTCAGCGCGGCGAGGTGCGCGAGCGACCAGCTTTCGCGGCGCGTGGCGCCAGGCGGGAGCGTCGTGTCGAGGCTCGCCGTATCCAGCGGCACGCCGCGATCGTAGCTGAGCAGGGTGCGGCCGTCGCCGCCGACGACGATGGCGCGCTCGAGATCGGG
This Beijerinckiaceae bacterium RH AL1 DNA region includes the following protein-coding sequences:
- a CDS encoding protein of unknown function (ID:RHAL1_01673;~source:Prodigal:2.6), coding for MLGELVATCTTTVGVTILMVALFAAGFSAFMSLRELSRRSDAAARVIPLIVSQTRQGVDTSFLKLDPDLERAIVVGGDGRTLLSYDRGVPLDTASLDTTLPPGATRRESWSLAHLAALTAVMHPAELAGARLLLVYSTDSARERAICQFLLFLGSGLCGLVLISTILRVAFARRMRPLHDLVHAMRALVEGRYDVVVPALTHTDEVGAMAQAVQTFKTRLSDRDRLQSQSDLMHASAADRHARITREVGHFQSAVRHTLDEVAGCSDQMTVAADSLTSIATQSSGRASEVVAAIRDTASSVGGVATAVEDLSASVQEVERQADQTRDIVVQATHLAAETGGLIKGLSAKSEAIDEIITLIQQIAAQTNLLALNATIEAARAGEAGRGFAVVASEVKALAEQTSAASRHVADHIRSIQETTSRAVAAIAAIDATISKAERFSAVITDAVERQAIATADISRGATDAARTAETAAASMKVLAATVGETDQSAAQVHQSATDVGAQALILRDTIDRFLHDAAAIEGTIAA
- a CDS encoding hypothetical protein (ID:RHAL1_01671;~conserved protein of unknown function;~source:Prodigal:2.6), with product MAVIILAIGGLLTLIGVYAVAIGLPVIEIERGWSMVISGSVLISGGLVVAALGFVVRAVNGLRGSLAAQPAMSAVSAPAAPALPVRPEPAIAPETQAAQPVLAVRPPAPVPAASESIPAFAVAAPTAATAAVIGAGTGYLATHHEPEPVEPANEHEAHAAPEPPPAHAFDVPASDPPEPPAPAAAEPKPEPQAADALGPDWLDREFAAFDLETSHEPPAAHVPEPAAAPSPPEPDTHEPAPHAVAPTPEPLLPSEAPAAAHEPAPEPVAEAPSTAPETPEGNLSVIGRYDSDGTSYVMYSDGSIEAQSESGVFRFGSMAELKAFIEG
- the sodB gene encoding superoxide dismutase, Fe (ID:RHAL1_01672;~source:Prodigal:2.6), producing MSFELPPLPYAYDALQPYMSKETLEFHHDKHHQAYVTTGNKLLEGSGLEGKSLEEIVKGSYEKNAALFNNAGQHYNHLHFWKWLKPNGGGKSLPSAVEKGINDAFGSYDAFAEKFVQAGVGQFGSGWAWLAVKDGKLEIMKTPNGENPLVHGGTPILGVDVWEHSYYIDYRNRRPDYLKAFLEHMVNWEYVEELHAAAK